The following DNA comes from Streptomyces sp. Ag109_O5-10.
CGGTCACCGGGTTCGCCTCCCAGGCCTTCGGCGCCAACCTGATGGAGTCCGTGGAGGACGGCATCCTCACCGGCAACGACGACCGGCTCTTCTTCCGCAACACCCTCGACATGATCACGGGCAAGCAGAAGCAGGGCGGCAACGTCGTCACCACCCTCAGCGCGGCCGCGCAGAAGGCCGCGTACAGCGGTCTGAAGGCACAGGGCGGCAAGGGCGCGGTGGTCGCGATCGAGCCCTCCACGGGCAAGATCCTGGCCCTCGCCTCCTACCCGTCGTACGACCCCTCCAGCTTCGCCGGCACCTCGGACGCCGACGCCGAGGCCTGGAAGAAGCTGCAGAAGAAGTACAACCCGAACGACCCCATGCTGAACCGGGCGCTGCGCGAGACCTACCCGCCCGGCTCCACGTTCAAGGTCGTCACGGCCGCCGCCGCCCTGGAGAACGGGCTCTACAAGTCGGCCGACGAGAAGACCGACTCCCCGCTGCCCTACGTCATGCCCGGCACCACCACCGAGCTGAAGAACGAGGGCAACATCCCCTGCAAGAACGCGACCATGCGGAACGCGCTCAAGTTCTCCTGCAACACCGTCTTCGGCAAGATCGGTGCCGACCTCGGCAACGACAAGATGCTCGCCGAGGCGAAGAAGTTCGGCTTCGACGCCGAGCAGTTCACCCCGACCCGCTCCAGCGCCTCGGTCTTCTCCGACGGCATGAACCAGTCGCAGACCGCGCTGTCCTCGATCGGCCAGTACAACACCGCCGCGACCCCGCTGCAGATGGCCATGGTCGCCTCCGCGGTCGCCAACGACGGCAAGCTGATGAAGCCGTACATGGTCGACAAGCTGCAGTCGTCGAACCTCGACACCGTCGCCCAGACCGAGCCCGAGCAGATGAGCCAGCCGCTGTCGTCCGGCAACGCCCAGATCCTCCAGTCGATGATGGAGACGGTCGTCAAGGAGGGCACCGGTACGAACGCCCAGATCAACGGCATCACCGTGGGCGGCAAGACCGGTACCGCCCAGCACGGCGTGGAGAACAGCGAGAACCCCTACGCCTGGTTCATCTCCTATGCAAAGCTCCCCGACGGCAGCAAGCCCGTCGCCGTCGCCGTGGTGATCGAGGACGACCAGGCCAACCGTGACGACATCTCCGGCGGCGGTCTGGCGGCCCCGATCGCGAAGAGCGTGATGGAGGCGGTCATCAACAGCAAGAAGTGACCCCGCTCACGTCCCCTTCACATCGGTGCACGTTGACATACCGGTCCTGTATCGGGTTACGGGCTTGGCCAGGTCACACAAACACAGCCGGGTACGGTAGGCCCGGATGGCAGCCTCCGACCGCACACCCGTGCCGGTCGGGACCGACGGAGAGGGCTGGTAGGGAACTATGGAAGAGCCGCGTCGCCTCGGCGGCCGGTACGAGCTGGGCCACGTGCTCGGCCGTGGTGGCATGGCGGAGGTCTACCTCGCCCATGACACGCGGCTCGGCCGCACGGTGGCGGTGAAGACGCTGCGCGCGGACCTCGCGCGCGACCCGTCCTTCCAGGCCCGGTTCCGCCGGGAGGCCCAGTCGGCCGCCTCGCTCAACCATCCCGCGATCGTCGCGGTCTACGACACGGGCGAGGACTACATCGACGGGGTCTCGATCCCGTACATCGTCATGGAGTACGTGGACGGCTCGACGCTGCGGGAGCTCCTGCACTCCGGCCGCAAGCTGCTGCCCGAGCGCGCCATGGAGATGACCATCGGCATCCTCCAGGGCCTGGAGTACGCGCACCGCAGCGGCATCGTCCACCGTGACATCAAGCCGGCGAACGTCATGCTGACGCGCAACGGCCAGGTCAAGGTCATGGACTTCGGCATCGCCCGCGCCATGGGCGACGCCGGCATGACCATGACCCAGACGGCGGCCGTCATCGGCACCGCCCAGTACCTCTCGCCGGAGCAGGCCAAGGGCGAGCAGGTCGACGCCCGCTCGGACCTCTACTCGACGGGTTGCCTCCTCTACGAGCTGCTGACGGTACGCCCGCCCTTCGTGGGCGACAGCCCCGTCGCGGTCGCCTACCAGCACGTCCGCGAGGAGCCGCAGCCCCCGTCGGTCTTCGACCCCGAGATCACGCCCGAGATGGACGCCATCGTCCTGAAGGCCCTGGTCAAGGACCCGAACTACCGGTACCAGTCGGCCGACGAGATGCGCGCCGACATCGAGGCGTGCCTGGACGGCCAGCCGGTCGCGGCCACCGCGGCCATGGGCTCCGTCGGCTACGGCGGCTACCCGGACGACATGCCGACCACGGCCATGCGCTCCGACGCCGGCGCCACCACCATGCTCCCCCCGATGAACCCGGACGACGGCGGCTACGGCTACGACGAACGCCCGGACCGCCGCCGCCAGCAGAAGAAGAAGAACAACACGTCCACGATCCTGCTCGTGGTCGCGGGCATCCTGGTGCTGGTCGGTTCGATCCTGATCGGGAAATGGGTGGTCAGCGGGGGCGGCGCGGACAAACCCTTCGCGGCCCCGGACTTCGTCGGCCACACCTACGCGGACGCGCAGAGGATGGCCGACAACTCGGGCCTGAAGCTGGGCACGCCGACCCGGAGGACCTGCAACAACGCTCCCAAGGGAAGCGTCTGCTCCCAGGACCCGACAGCGGGTTCGGACGTCAACAAGGGCGACAAGATCAACCTGGTGGTGTCGACGGGCGCGCCCAAGGTGGTCGTACCGAGCGTCGTCGGCCAGAACATCGACGACGCCAAGTCGAAGCTTGAGGGCGACAGCTACAAGTTCGTCGTCAAGACGAAGCAGCAGACTTCCGGTGAGGACCCGGGCACAGTCCTGGACCAGAACCCACGCCTCGGGGCGGAGGTGCAGAAGGGCTCCACCATCACCCTGACGGTCGCCAAGGCCCCGGACAAGGTCACCATCCCCTCTGACATCACCGGCAAGTCCTGCGACGACGCGAAGAACGAGCTGCAGTCCCTGGGCCTGGTCCCGACCTGCGCCGACACACCCGTCACCGACCCCACCCAGGACGGCAAGGTCGTCTCGACCAACCCGGCGGTCGGCCAGCAGGTCCAGAAGAACACTCCGGTGACGATCAACGTCGGCAAGACCCAGCAGCAGACGGCCGTGCCGAGCGTGTTCGGCCAGACCGTGAAGCAGGCCAGGCAGACCCTGCAGGGGGCCGGCTTCACCCAGGTCCAGATCAACGGCGACTCCAGCGACAACGCGATCGTCATCAGCCAGGACCCGCAGGCCAACACCCCCGAAGGCGACCCCGGCAGCACGACAGTCACCCTGACCACGCAGGGCACCGGCAACAACGGTGGCAACAACGGCGGTACCAACTTCTTCGGCGGT
Coding sequences within:
- a CDS encoding penicillin-binding protein 2; protein product: MNKPLRRIAIFCGLLVLTLLLRDNWLQYVKADTLRQDTLNRRVTIARYSTPRGDIIVDGNPITGSTATNSSGLNDLKYKRTYKDGPMWSPVTGFASQAFGANLMESVEDGILTGNDDRLFFRNTLDMITGKQKQGGNVVTTLSAAAQKAAYSGLKAQGGKGAVVAIEPSTGKILALASYPSYDPSSFAGTSDADAEAWKKLQKKYNPNDPMLNRALRETYPPGSTFKVVTAAAALENGLYKSADEKTDSPLPYVMPGTTTELKNEGNIPCKNATMRNALKFSCNTVFGKIGADLGNDKMLAEAKKFGFDAEQFTPTRSSASVFSDGMNQSQTALSSIGQYNTAATPLQMAMVASAVANDGKLMKPYMVDKLQSSNLDTVAQTEPEQMSQPLSSGNAQILQSMMETVVKEGTGTNAQINGITVGGKTGTAQHGVENSENPYAWFISYAKLPDGSKPVAVAVVIEDDQANRDDISGGGLAAPIAKSVMEAVINSKK
- the pknB gene encoding Stk1 family PASTA domain-containing Ser/Thr kinase, coding for MEEPRRLGGRYELGHVLGRGGMAEVYLAHDTRLGRTVAVKTLRADLARDPSFQARFRREAQSAASLNHPAIVAVYDTGEDYIDGVSIPYIVMEYVDGSTLRELLHSGRKLLPERAMEMTIGILQGLEYAHRSGIVHRDIKPANVMLTRNGQVKVMDFGIARAMGDAGMTMTQTAAVIGTAQYLSPEQAKGEQVDARSDLYSTGCLLYELLTVRPPFVGDSPVAVAYQHVREEPQPPSVFDPEITPEMDAIVLKALVKDPNYRYQSADEMRADIEACLDGQPVAATAAMGSVGYGGYPDDMPTTAMRSDAGATTMLPPMNPDDGGYGYDERPDRRRQQKKKNNTSTILLVVAGILVLVGSILIGKWVVSGGGADKPFAAPDFVGHTYADAQRMADNSGLKLGTPTRRTCNNAPKGSVCSQDPTAGSDVNKGDKINLVVSTGAPKVVVPSVVGQNIDDAKSKLEGDSYKFVVKTKQQTSGEDPGTVLDQNPRLGAEVQKGSTITLTVAKAPDKVTIPSDITGKSCDDAKNELQSLGLVPTCADTPVTDPTQDGKVVSTNPAVGQQVQKNTPVTINVGKTQQQTAVPSVFGQTVKQARQTLQGAGFTQVQINGDSSDNAIVISQDPQANTPEGDPGSTTVTLTTQGTGNNGGNNGGTNFFGGTFG